The DNA window ATTACAGGATTTTGCAACCCACTACCTATCGTATAAAAATTGCTAGTCGTATATGCATCTAATCTATTAATATTTAGGCTTTCTATTAATGGGGAAATTTTATACGACATAAATCCAGAAACAATGAGAATAACAATATATAAAGTTACAATCTTACTTTTCTTCACCTTAGTACAAATTAAATAAGCTGGATACAAAAGAATTCCAATAACAGCTGCAGAGTGGATTAAGGAAGCTATAACTACAACCAAAGTAAATTTCCAAAAACTATGTTTTATAATATAGTTCAACGAGCACAGTAAAATTGCTGCTGCTAATGATGCTCTAATTTGATTCAAATCACGACTAATATAGAATCTAGAATAATAATAAAGTATAGCCAAACCTGAGTAACAGGATAATTTTGAGTACCCGTAAGCCAAAATTATTAATGTAAAAAAAGCAATAAAAGTAAATAGAACCCAAGTAGGAGCATTAAAAGCTGCTAAGGCTTTTTCTATTAGAACAAATCCAATCTCTTTACTATTATTAGGACTAAGTCCGTTTAACACATTAATATAGTCATAGTAATAGTTATAAGTATCAAAGCCAGTACCGAGACTTCTTAATCCTGCAACAAATGCTAATACAATAACCGATAAATAAACAAAAGAATTTCGATTAAAATATATATCAAGTAAAGCACTCAAACTAAGGAAAAAGAAAAGTGATATAAACACCATAATCACCTACTAAACTTTTTTAGAAAAAATCGACAAATACTAATCGGTAAAAGAACTAAGAGAATTTTTATCCATGTCTTTTTGCTTGACACAGGGCATCCACTGCCCTTAACCTTAAGAAATTCATTTTTCTTTTCCCTTACTTCTTTAATATTACCTATTTTCAAAAAGTCAATATAAGCACGGAAAATAATAGTAAGATGATTCTCATCAATCAAATTTAATGTATTATCTTGTAATTCTAATTGACTCAAAGTATAGTCTCTATTCATTTCCGCATTATACTTTTCTACTATTGTACGATAATTAATTTTCTCATTACTTATTGAGTTATTTCTAAACCGATAATGATAAAATCCAATTTCTGAACTGCTTATCTGTTGAATTTTGTTAACAAATTTTAGATATCTGGGAATAAAGTATTGGTCCTCAAAAAGTTTTCCTTTTTCAAAATAAATTTTTTCTGTTTTTATTAATCGCAGGCTAAAAACAGAAGACCAAACCCCAAATTGCCTCTTTCCCATTATCAGTTCTTTAATATATGTATCAATGTCAATAGATCCCGCATAATCTTGCAAGATACAATGATTATTAAGACTATCTTTAATAACTGGCAAACTAAAAAAAGTGTTATCTTCATAATTGCAAATTATTAAAAATAACTTATAAATAAAATCAGCATCCACAAAATCATCTGAATCCAAGAAATACACCCAATCACCTTCAGCATATTCTAACCCAGTGTTTCTAGCTGCTGATAAGCCTTGATTTTTTTCATTTATGTATATAACATTTTTATATAGTTTAGAATAATTCTTAGCTATTTCTCCAGAATGATCTGTTGATCCATCATTAACTAAAATATACTTTACTTTATTATTCCTTATAATAGCTGAACTTAAGCACTGCTTTAAGTAATTTTCAACATTATATATAGGAACAATTACGCTTAATAAATACTCGTTTTTTTTTAGACTATTCATTTATGTAATACCCTTTGATAAATAATTTTTCTTAATCCTGATGGCATAATAATGTTTATAGTCATTATTAAATCACCCATTATTTGTTCATTAAAAGAAATAATCCCTTTTTTGAACAAAAACTTTCTTAATTTGTAAACATACTTAATATTAGAACATTTGCCACGTCTAGAATATAATCCATCATCTACACGCATAAAAACTATTTGATTTTTAATATTTGCAACATCGTATCCATCAACGATTATTCTTGACCAAAGATAATAATCTTCTAAATTTCCATATGGAATATATCCTCCAACCTCGTCAAGAACTTTTTTATTAATCATAACAGTAGGATGATTAAAAGGACTGCGCCATTTTAAAAACTGCTTTATTAATTCATTCGATGTGGGGACTCTACGATACCCTATCTGATTTTTTTTATCTCCAATAAATTCTGTTACTTGACCGCCAATTACTGCCAAATTAGGATTATGTTTAATTAAATTAAGTTGTTTTTCAAACCTGTCTGGTACACTTATATCATCTGAATCCATACGTGCTACCCAATCAGTTGATATATATTTTGTGCCCAAACGAAGCGCCACGCCTAAGCCCTGGTTTTTTGGGGAAACAATATCTTTAAAATTCTTACCAAATTTTTCTTGATGTTTTAGAATGACTTCTTTTAGTGAATTTGAGATGGGCCCATCTTCAACAAGGACTATTTCAGAAGGTTTAACCGTTTGATTTTCAATACTATCCAGTGCTTCATCTAAGTATTTGGAATTTACTTTTTTATAAACAGATATTAGCACTGAAAATGATGGATTCTCTTTAATCAATGACATAAAGAATTACTACCTCTTACTTATTTTTTCCTTCATGTATTCCTTTGCTATGGATAACATCACATATTGTCTTAATAAATATTGATAAGTCTAAAAGAAAACTAACATTTAGTGCATACTTACCATCATAAGCCGCTTTATTTTCATCTGTAACTTCATCTCGACCATGAACTTGTGCTAATCCAGTAATCCCAGGAAGAATCTTTGATGCTCCAAATTCATCCCGCATTGCGAGGACCCTCTTTTCAGCCGGTATCAACGGGCGCGGTCCAATTAAACTCATATCACCTTTAAGTACATTAAATAACTGTGGTAGTTCATCTAAACTAGTCTTCCGAATTATTTTTCCTATTCTGGTTATGTATTCTTCTGGATTTTCAAAGTTCTCCGTAGCCATCTGATGAGGGGCATCTTTACGCATTGAACGAAATTTTAAAATTGTAAATACCTGGTTGTCTTTACCAACCCTTGCCTGTTTAAAAAGCACATGCTCCTTTGGGGAATCAAGCTTTATTAAAAGCGCAATTATTAACATTGGAACAGCCAATACAACTATTCCTAACAGACTAATAACGATATCTAAAATCCGCTTAAAGAAATCACGATACCAACGAAAAGCACTATTTGATTCATTAGTGCTTTCTATAATTCTGCTCTTATCATTAGATACTTGCATCGAAACCATTCTCCCCACAAATAACTATCCTAGAATATCCAAAACCTCTTCTTTTTCTTTACAGCTCGTACCGCATTCTGTGGGACATCATCCCCATTAATAATTGCCCGGGCATTTGTCGCATAACGTTTTGCAAGCCCTTCGCCAAACTCGCGACGCAGCTTTTCAAACGCTTGTCGCATCTCATACTTCCGTCCTGGCAGGTCATGGGCATCCGAAGCAAATACATAGCCCTGACCGGCCGCAATCAGCTGCTTGCTAAAACGTTCAACCTTCTTACCAAAGGTTCCCACATACGAGCTTGCCGTTATCTGTGACAGACATCCCTTTTCCAGCAACTCGTGCAGTAATTCTGGCCTTGCCATAATCATCGTGTTCCGCTCCGGGTGGACAATCACCGGAATGATTCCCCGCTGCTGCAAGTCAAAAATCATCTGGCCAGTGTAATGCGGCACATCGTCATCCGGGAACTCCAGCATCAAATACCGGTTACCAGTATCGGCAAATAAGATATCGTCCTTATCTAACGCCGTCAGCAAATCGCCGTTGATTCGCACTTCCTGTCCCGGAAAAACCGTCACTGGAATCTGGTGCGCGTTGATCTCTTTTTGAAAAGCCGCTGTCCGCTTTATAACGTCCTGCTTATGGTTCACGTAACGACCATTCATATGGTGCGGCGTCAACAACGCATGCGTTATCCCGTTTTCCGTTGCCTCTCGTGCGAGGCGGAGTGAAATCGCCATGCTTTTCGAACCGTCATCGATGCCGGGTAACAGGTGGCAGTGCAAATCCACCATGACCATTACTTATCATCCCCATCATCACTATAGCCATAACCATAGCCGTATCCGTAGCCATAGCCATAACCGTATCCGGCACTACCATCGCTAACCACATCATTCATGACGTAGCCCAGCAGGTTAGCATGTGCCATCTTCAAAAGTTCAACTGCTCGCTTGGCTCCTAATTTTTGAGTCTGACCTTGTTTAACTACCAAAACAACTGCGTCCAGATCGTGTGATATAACTTGAGTATCAGTAACTTCCAACATTGGTGGTACATCAACAATTACCATGTCGTAACGGTCACGGACGGCCTTCAGGAAGTCCTTCATCCGTTGTGAACTCAGCAATTCTGCCGGGTTCGGTGGCGTTGGGCCGCTTGGCAGCAATGACAGATTATCAATGCCGCTTGGTTGAATAATTGTGTTGAGGTCAATTGTGCGAGCACGACTCGTCAGAATCGTCGTCAATCCTTCACGATTATCTAAGTTAAAAGTCCGGTGCAGAGTTGACCGCCGCAAGTCGGCATCAACTAACAAAACGTTCTGTCCTGTATGTGCCCAAACAATGGCCAGGTTATCAGTCACTGTCGACTTCCCTTCCGAAACATTAGCGGAAGTCAAGGCCAGGGTCTTGATTGGATGATCGATCGCCATGAAGTTAATATTTGTTCGCAGGGTCCGGAATTGCTCGGAGATCGGGCTCTTCAGGGGCATTACTGTAATTAGCTGCGTACCATTATGAATCGTTGCGTTCGATTGGTTTTCGTTTCTACGATGGAAAAATGACATCCTGCTCTCCTCCTTCTAGACCCGACGCTCGGCTTGCTTATCATTTCCAAGGCGCGTCTGCTTCGTTTGGGCTTGGAAATTGTGGTTCAGGTGGAAGTGATCAATGTGGCCAAGGTTGGTTAAACCGAGTTCATTGGTCATAAAGTCATCATCCTTGATGGTCGTGTCCATCAGCTCCTTGATGATCAAATAGATAACACTTAGCAGTAAGCCAAGAATAGCCCCCGCCAGAGTGAAGAGCTTGACGTTCGGGAAGGACGGGCTATCCGGCGCTGTTGCTCGTGAAACGATGGTAACGTTGTTAACCGACATAATCTTCTTGATCTGCTGCTTAAAGACTCGTGCAATTGTGTTAGCAGTTGCCGCTGACAAGTTCGGATCATTTGTCTCAACTGCCACCGAGAAGACCTGCGAGTTCTGCTGAGTGTTAATCTTAATTGCCTTTTTCAACTTAGCAACCGGCATGTTATAAGACCGGCCGTATTCACGTGCCGTTGTTGTACTGTTTAGTTCACGACTAACCTTATTCAAAATTACCTGGTTGGTAATGACGTCCTTGTAGGTGTTGATCATTTGAATATCAGCCTGCTGGTTATTATAGGCCTGGCCGTCGTTGTCGTTAGTGTGCTTCTGGTTAACCAGGATTTCGATAGTAGCCGTATACTTCGGTACTACTACAAACTGAGCTACAACAAAGCCCAGCACTCCAGCAAGCAGAGTCCAGATGATCAACATCTTAAAATGCTTGCGTAGGATCGTCATTAATTGGCTCAAGTCAATCGTATTCTTCGATTCTTCTGCTGAATTATTCAACGCTCTTCTCCTTAATTCTTCAAGCTATTCTGTAACAAGTCCGTAATTCGTTGTTGTTCACTAGTTGGAACAACCTCATAGTCCTGGCCATCCTCATCGACACCATGCCCTTGAGCGTGGTCCTGAACAATGTTGGCATTACTACCGCGGTAGTCCTTCGCCAACGTGACCATATTGTTAAAAGTCAAATCAGTCTGGGAGCTATCTGAGATTGTCCGCAGGAAGCGCTGATTCAGTACCGTCTTGTAGGAAACTGACTTCTTCAGCAGGGCCGTAATAACTAGCCGTTGTCGTTGCTGCCGACCGTAATCTCCTTGGGGATCATCGTACCGCATCCGACTGAACTTCAGGGCATTGTTACCATTCAGGTGGTAAGTCTGACCTTTAGTAAAGTGGGCGCCTTCATAGTCAAAGGTCAGTGGTGACTTAACGTCGACCCCACCAACCTGGTTGATGGCCTTCTCTAGGCCACCCATGTTAACCAGGACGTAGTAGTCAATCGGAATGTTAAAGTGCTTCTGAACTGTCTTAACACTCTCCTTGACCCCACCGTAAGTGTAAGCAGCGTTGATCTTAGCTAGTGAGTCGTCTGGGTAGTCTGGCAGTTTAACCTTCATATCCCGTGGCAGACTGACAATCGTGGTCGTCTTCTTCTGCGGGTTCAGAGTCATGATCATCATCGTATCAGTCCGGCCCTTGTAGTTTCGGCCTAAGGCACCAGTATCAGTTCCCAGCAGGAGGATCGAGACCGGCCGCTTCTGCGCGAGTACCTTGTTGGCATCCCGAGTTTTGGTGATCCCAGCACTGTTATACATATTATTGGTTGTTGACTTAAGGTTATGCCATGCTACTCCTGCGAAGAACATGGCAATCAGGATCAGAATCCCAACAACCGACCAAAAAATCCGCCAACCGTGACGACGATGGTGGCGGTGGTGATTATGATGGTGGTGAACCTCATTGTGGGTTGACGTCATACGATCATTCTGTGAATATTCACGATTTTCCTCAGACATAATTTAACGTCTCCTATTATTTATGATCCTTTTTGCAAGATTAATTAAAGAATCTTGTAATTTCATTGAACTTATTGTAAGAATATCACTTTATTATAAATAATATCACTTTATTATAAGAATGTCACTACTTGTCAAGGAGCTCATTAATGAAAACTACACATTAATAACTGAAACTTGAAAGCTGATAACCATGTCAAACAGGCGAGGTTATCAGCTTTTTCTACGAAAAATTAAAAAAGTAAGTCCCTTTGGGCTATAATACTTTATTAAAGACTCTTTATCAATGGGTAAGGATGAAGAGAATTTGGAGAACTAGACTAAGCTACTTTGGCTTTTGGTCTAGTTTTCTTTTTTGGTAATTCACGAATCATGAGGTTAGAATTCTTCAACGAAATGAGAATCCTAATCCGAAAATGGAAGAAGTTGCGATAGCCATATGCGGTCCGTTTGATTATCTTGATTTTATTATTAGTACCTTCGATCGGCCCGTTGGTTAGTCGGGTGTAAAAGCTGGCAATAATTTCCTGGCGGTGCTTGGCGAGTGTTCGCTTAACTCGTCTTATAACGTTTGGTAGATTATTTCGCTTAATTAACTGATCTAACAAAGTCTGACTACGGTGACTAATTGCGGCTATTAAATCTTGATAGTATTCGTAGGCAGCTCTTAGTTCTGGAGAGAAGTTGAGCAGCCGTTCTACGACATCTTGATTAGACAAACAAGCGTGATAAAAATTACGTCGTGAATAGTAGTGCAGGTAATCTAGCTGGCCCTCCTTAGTCATTAATAACTTCCAATAATGCTTTAAAGCGCGGTATTCATGTGTATTAGCCCCGTATTCTTTCATAACTTTAAGCCGGGCACTTTGAAGTGCCCGGTAAGCCTGGACAACGACGTGGAAATGATCAGCTACAATCATAGCCTGGGGAAATAAGTCATGAATTAGGTTACGATAAGGTTCAAACAGATCGACAACGACAATCTTAACCGACCAGCGAGCCTTTTTAGAGTAGTGAGAAAGAAAGTAATTACGCATGAAACGCGAATTACGAGACTGAATGATGTCAATAGTACGATGGTTCTGCGGATTCATTAAGATCATACTCATCCTACTTTGGGCGAACTTACCGGATTTAAAGTCATCAAAAGCGATGGTTGCCGGTAACCAGTGAGGATTAGTCTTAAAGGTATCTTCGAAGCCCTCGAGCTGACGCTCAACGGTGTTAGTAGAAACATTGTGATGACTAGCAATAGTCCGCATTGATTCATTCTCACTGAGTTCCTGTACAATATGGTATTTAACGACATTCGCAATTCGACAGGCAAAATTAACT is part of the Limosilactobacillus reuteri genome and encodes:
- a CDS encoding ISL3 family transposase — encoded protein: MKDPYLKPDKPFLTEDKELKIIHLIQSYPMHCPLCGQLMRRNSFRKRPVTIKILTLAGKPAVLKIKKQQYLCPPSPQCPKRVTKVAEVQGVNFACRIANVVKYHIVQELSENESMRTIASHHNVSTNTVERQLEGFEDTFKTNPHWLPATIAFDDFKSGKFAQSRMSMILMNPQNHRTIDIIQSRNSRFMRNYFLSHYSKKARWSVKIVVVDLFEPYRNLIHDLFPQAMIVADHFHVVVQAYRALQSARLKVMKEYGANTHEYRALKHYWKLLMTKEGQLDYLHYYSRRNFYHACLSNQDVVERLLNFSPELRAAYEYYQDLIAAISHRSQTLLDQLIKRNNLPNVIRRVKRTLAKHRQEIIASFYTRLTNGPIEGTNNKIKIIKRTAYGYRNFFHFRIRILISLKNSNLMIRELPKKKTRPKAKVA
- a CDS encoding LCP family protein, with protein sequence MTSTHNEVHHHHNHHRHHRRHGWRIFWSVVGILILIAMFFAGVAWHNLKSTTNNMYNSAGITKTRDANKVLAQKRPVSILLLGTDTGALGRNYKGRTDTMMIMTLNPQKKTTTIVSLPRDMKVKLPDYPDDSLAKINAAYTYGGVKESVKTVQKHFNIPIDYYVLVNMGGLEKAINQVGGVDVKSPLTFDYEGAHFTKGQTYHLNGNNALKFSRMRYDDPQGDYGRQQRQRLVITALLKKSVSYKTVLNQRFLRTISDSSQTDLTFNNMVTLAKDYRGSNANIVQDHAQGHGVDEDGQDYEVVPTSEQQRITDLLQNSLKN
- a CDS encoding EpsG family protein, which gives rise to MVFISLFFFLSLSALLDIYFNRNSFVYLSVIVLAFVAGLRSLGTGFDTYNYYYDYINVLNGLSPNNSKEIGFVLIEKALAAFNAPTWVLFTFIAFFTLIILAYGYSKLSCYSGLAILYYYSRFYISRDLNQIRASLAAAILLCSLNYIIKHSFWKFTLVVVIASLIHSAAVIGILLYPAYLICTKVKKSKIVTLYIVILIVSGFMSYKISPLIESLNINRLDAYTTSNFYTIGSGLQNPVIWLQVVISIVALLLYENEKNILNEKYNVVLITYMISTILLILFSQYYTLAGRMSTFFATVEPIVLLNILQRLKINKGLSKYVFIAIALVVFFVINYSTGLISKINYSFIL
- a CDS encoding sugar transferase, giving the protein MQVSNDKSRIIESTNESNSAFRWYRDFFKRILDIVISLLGIVVLAVPMLIIALLIKLDSPKEHVLFKQARVGKDNQVFTILKFRSMRKDAPHQMATENFENPEEYITRIGKIIRKTSLDELPQLFNVLKGDMSLIGPRPLIPAEKRVLAMRDEFGASKILPGITGLAQVHGRDEVTDENKAAYDGKYALNVSFLLDLSIFIKTICDVIHSKGIHEGKNK
- a CDS encoding YveK family protein, yielding MNNSAEESKNTIDLSQLMTILRKHFKMLIIWTLLAGVLGFVVAQFVVVPKYTATIEILVNQKHTNDNDGQAYNNQQADIQMINTYKDVITNQVILNKVSRELNSTTTAREYGRSYNMPVAKLKKAIKINTQQNSQVFSVAVETNDPNLSAATANTIARVFKQQIKKIMSVNNVTIVSRATAPDSPSFPNVKLFTLAGAILGLLLSVIYLIIKELMDTTIKDDDFMTNELGLTNLGHIDHFHLNHNFQAQTKQTRLGNDKQAERRV
- a CDS encoding CpsD/CapB family tyrosine-protein kinase, producing the protein MSFFHRRNENQSNATIHNGTQLITVMPLKSPISEQFRTLRTNINFMAIDHPIKTLALTSANVSEGKSTVTDNLAIVWAHTGQNVLLVDADLRRSTLHRTFNLDNREGLTTILTSRARTIDLNTIIQPSGIDNLSLLPSGPTPPNPAELLSSQRMKDFLKAVRDRYDMVIVDVPPMLEVTDTQVISHDLDAVVLVVKQGQTQKLGAKRAVELLKMAHANLLGYVMNDVVSDGSAGYGYGYGYGYGYGYGYSDDGDDK
- a CDS encoding glycosyltransferase, whose product is MSLIKENPSFSVLISVYKKVNSKYLDEALDSIENQTVKPSEIVLVEDGPISNSLKEVILKHQEKFGKNFKDIVSPKNQGLGVALRLGTKYISTDWVARMDSDDISVPDRFEKQLNLIKHNPNLAVIGGQVTEFIGDKKNQIGYRRVPTSNELIKQFLKWRSPFNHPTVMINKKVLDEVGGYIPYGNLEDYYLWSRIIVDGYDVANIKNQIVFMRVDDGLYSRRGKCSNIKYVYKLRKFLFKKGIISFNEQIMGDLIMTINIIMPSGLRKIIYQRVLHK
- a CDS encoding glycosyltransferase: MNSLKKNEYLLSVIVPIYNVENYLKQCLSSAIIRNNKVKYILVNDGSTDHSGEIAKNYSKLYKNVIYINEKNQGLSAARNTGLEYAEGDWVYFLDSDDFVDADFIYKLFLIICNYEDNTFFSLPVIKDSLNNHCILQDYAGSIDIDTYIKELIMGKRQFGVWSSVFSLRLIKTEKIYFEKGKLFEDQYFIPRYLKFVNKIQQISSSEIGFYHYRFRNNSISNEKINYRTIVEKYNAEMNRDYTLSQLELQDNTLNLIDENHLTIIFRAYIDFLKIGNIKEVREKKNEFLKVKGSGCPVSSKKTWIKILLVLLPISICRFFLKKFSR
- a CDS encoding tyrosine-protein phosphatase: MVMVDLHCHLLPGIDDGSKSMAISLRLAREATENGITHALLTPHHMNGRYVNHKQDVIKRTAAFQKEINAHQIPVTVFPGQEVRINGDLLTALDKDDILFADTGNRYLMLEFPDDDVPHYTGQMIFDLQQRGIIPVIVHPERNTMIMARPELLHELLEKGCLSQITASSYVGTFGKKVERFSKQLIAAGQGYVFASDAHDLPGRKYEMRQAFEKLRREFGEGLAKRYATNARAIINGDDVPQNAVRAVKKKKRFWIF